A region from the Populus trichocarpa isolate Nisqually-1 chromosome 18, P.trichocarpa_v4.1, whole genome shotgun sequence genome encodes:
- the LOC7493413 gene encoding putative cysteine-rich receptor-like protein kinase 20: MASRITIIILFHVFLSLKLHTAKAQAWIKAGYWFSGSDLPISDINSTLYTHLICAFAGLNSSSYHLSISSSDDQFFSAFTNTVKQKNPSITTLLSIGGGSANYSTLSAMVGNSTYRKSFIDDSIKIARHYGFQGLDFSWVSANTSDNMDSMGTLFEEWRAAIALERRKSSLSELILTAAVQYSPRLDSGSFPIDSIRKNLNWTHVLAFDYYMPTWAKFTAAFAALYDPDSDVNTDFGIAAWINGGLPASKLVLGLPFYGYAWKLANLNESAIGAPATGPAVTEDGDLSYKDINNYFKTNGRVNPIYNSTYVVNYGIVGPAWISFDGVDVVRTKVSYAKEKALLGYVVWEVSYDDNWVLSQAAGAVDSAGGGDSGGGVDLKHEGRPKSRILIIILTTTAAVIILLGLAFYFIRNRILKSKSKETKLKVNNAAAAGDFDSNNPDLIVYSLADIEKATDQFAFENKLGEGGFGPVYKGVLPGGQEIAVKKLSKSSTQGFDEFKNEVMLTAKLQHVNLVKVLGFCVEREEKVLIYEYMPKKSLDSYLFDPIRRYLLDWKRREEIIEGITQGLLYLQEYSRLTIIHRDLKASNILLDGDMKPKISDFGMARIFTKDEQEANTSRLVGTYGYVPPEYVRNGVYSIKSDVYSFGIVLLHIISGKKNGSLYGSDETLSLLEYAYELWKDGKGMEIMDPSLDDTLSSCKLIKCLQIALLCVQENPIDRPSMLEVSSMLKNETAIVTIPKRPAFSVKTDEDDKNRPEQLHLKICSVDDATISQVVGR, from the exons ATGGCATCGAGAATTACTATCATCATCCTCTTTCATgtatttctctctttaaaattgCATACTGCAAAAGCACAAGCATGGATCAAAGCTGGCTATTGGTTTTCTGGCAGTGACCTCCCAATTTCTGACATAAATTCTACCCTCTATACTCACCTTATTTGTGCTTTTGCTGGCCTTAATTCATCTTCGTATCACCTGTCTATCTCCTCCTCAGATGACCAATTCTTCTCTGCCTTCACAAACACCGTAAAACAGAAGAATCCATCGATCACTACCTTACTATCCATTGGAGGAGGAAGCGCAAACTATTCAACACTCTCTGCAATGGTAGGCAATTCTACTTACAGGAAGTCTTTCATAGATGACTCAATAAAAATAGCGAGGCATTATGGCTTTCAAGGGCTAGACTTCAGCTGGGTTTCGGCCAACACAAGCGATAACATGGACAGTATGGGTACCCTCTTCGAAGAGTGGCGTGCTGCTATTGCTTTGGAGAGAAGAAAGTCTAGCCTGTCAGAACTCATCCTGACAGCAGCGGTTCAGTACTCGCCAAGACTGGATTCCGGGAGTTTCCCTATAGACTCTATACGGAAGAATTTGAATTGGACTCATGTGCTGGCTTTTGACTACTACATGCCTACATGGGCTAAATTTACGGCTGCTTTTGCAGCTTTGTATGATCCTGATAGTGATGTTAACACTGATTTTGGAATAGCAGCATGGATTAATGGAGGATTACCGGCTAGTAAGTTGGTTTTAGGTTTGCCTTTCTATGGTTATGCGTGGAAACTTGCAAACCTGAATGAAAGTGCCATTGGCGCACCAGCAACGGGACCAGCCGTTACAGAAGATGGAGACCTGAGCTATAAAgatatcaataattatttcaaaacaaacgGAAGAGTTAATCCTATCTACAATTCCACTTATGTGGTAAATTACGGCATCGTAGGGCCAGCTTGGATTAGTTTTGATGGTGTCGATGTTGTTAGAACTAAGGTTTCTTATGCCAAGGAGAAGGCCCTCCTCGGATATGTTGTATGGGAAGTCTCTTATGATGACAACTGGGTACTCTCTCAAGCAG CTGGGGCGGTTGACTCAGCTGGGGGGGGTGACTCAGGTGGAGGGGTTGATCTCAAACACGAAGGACGACCAAAATCCCGTATATTGATTATCATCTTGACAACAACTGCTGCTGTTATTATTCTACTGGGCTTggcattttatttcataagaAATAGAATCCTCAAATCAAAGAGTAAAGAAACAAAGTTGAAAGTAAATAATGCGGCGGCAGCAGGCGACTTCGACAGCAATAATCCTGATCTGATAGTATATAGTTTGGCAGATATTGAGAAAGCTACAGACCAGTTTGCATTTGAAAATAAGCTTGGGGAGGGCGGATTTGGCCCTGTTTACAAg GGTGTCTTACCAGGTGGACAAGAAATAGCAGTGAAAAAACTTTCGAAATCCTCTACTCAAGGATTTGATGAATTCAAGAATGAGGTTATGCTCACTGCAAAATTACAACATGTAAATCTCGTGAAAGTTTTGGGATTTTGcgttgagagagaagagaaggtgCTGATCTATGAGTACATGCCAAAAAAAAGCCTGGACTCTTACCTATTTG ATCCGATTAGGCGATATTTGTTGGATTGGAAGAGAAGGGAAGAAATCATTGAAGGGATTACTCAAGGCCTTCTATACCTCCAAGAATATTCGAGACTGACAATTATCCACCGAGACTTGAAAGCCAGCAACATTTTACTGGATGGGGATATGAAGCCTAAGATATCTGATTTTGGTATGGCTAGAATTTTCACAAAAGATGAACAAGAAGCAAACACTAGCCGGCTTGTTGGGACATA CGGTTATGTTCCTCCGGAATACGTCAGAAACGGCGTGTATTCCATAAAATCTGATGTTTACAGTTTTGGAATAGTACTACTGCACATCATAAGCGGCAAGAAGAATGGCTCTTTGTATGGTTCTGATGAAACTTTAAGCCTCCTAGAATAC GCTTACGAGCTGTGGAAAGATGGTAAAGGCATGGAGATCATGGATCCATCGCTGGATGATACATTGTCCTCTTGTAAATTGATCAAATGCTTGCAAATTGCACTGCTATGTGTCCAAGAAAATCCTATTGATAGGCCGTCTATGTTGGAAGTTTCTTCAATGCTAAAAAACGAAACTGCCATTGTGACCATTCCCAAAAGGCCTGCTTTTTCTGTGAAGACAGATGAAGATGACAAAAACAGACCTGAGCAATTGCACTTAAAGATTTGTTCAGTTGATGATGCAACAATTTCGCAAGTCGTCGGGCGATGA